The proteins below are encoded in one region of Segatella copri:
- the xseB gene encoding exodeoxyribonuclease VII small subunit produces the protein MEKEEMKYEQAVRELEEIVERMENDELDIDQLSEQLKRAKTLVKLCKDKLTKTDEEIKKLLSED, from the coding sequence ATGGAAAAAGAAGAAATGAAATACGAACAAGCCGTAAGAGAGCTTGAAGAAATCGTAGAAAGAATGGAGAATGATGAACTCGATATTGATCAGCTCTCCGAGCAGTTGAAACGTGCCAAAACTTTGGTGAAACTCTGTAAAGACAAACTCACCAAGACTGATGAGGAAATCAAGAAACTCCTCAGCGAGGATTGA
- the xseA gene encoding exodeoxyribonuclease VII large subunit, with amino-acid sequence MERLRLSLFELNSMVREVISMSLPDSYWVEAELSEAREGYGGHCYLELIEKDERSNTPIAKAHASCWRNRWMFIKPNFERITGQRIHAGMKVLLKVHAQFHENYGFSWIVDDIDPNYTMGDMARKRLEIINTLKAEGVFELQKELVLPMFCQRIAVISSATAAGYGDFCNQLADNDYGLQFQTRLFPATMQGEGVEQSVIAALDSINAEWEQFDCVVIIRGGGATSDLSGFDTLALAENVANFPLPIITGIGHERDESVLDMISFQRVKTPTAAAAFLVNHLTEVYARVVNAQEAIVQNVKHRLQVEKMRLDRLSNTIPVQFSLVKTKQGAYLDRLMSRLSTNVQSKLSEAQRHFEILSQNIQPILERKMLNESHRLQLLSQRIQAQDPELLLKRGYSITLKDGKSIRSASQLKSGDIIETRFAEGSVKVKVE; translated from the coding sequence ATGGAACGACTTCGATTATCACTTTTTGAATTAAACTCCATGGTCCGTGAGGTCATTTCGATGTCCTTGCCCGACAGCTATTGGGTGGAAGCGGAACTCTCCGAGGCTCGCGAGGGCTACGGAGGGCACTGCTATCTGGAACTCATCGAGAAGGATGAGCGGTCTAATACGCCCATTGCCAAGGCGCATGCCTCCTGCTGGCGAAACCGATGGATGTTCATCAAACCGAATTTCGAGCGCATCACCGGACAGCGCATTCATGCCGGAATGAAAGTACTGCTCAAGGTACACGCGCAGTTTCATGAGAACTATGGCTTCTCCTGGATAGTAGATGATATTGACCCTAACTATACGATGGGCGATATGGCGCGCAAGCGGCTGGAAATCATCAATACGCTGAAAGCAGAGGGCGTATTCGAACTGCAGAAGGAGTTGGTGCTCCCGATGTTCTGCCAGCGCATCGCCGTCATTTCCAGCGCTACGGCAGCAGGTTATGGTGATTTCTGCAACCAGCTTGCCGATAACGATTATGGTCTGCAGTTTCAAACCCGCCTCTTTCCGGCTACGATGCAGGGCGAGGGGGTAGAGCAGAGTGTGATAGCTGCCCTCGACAGTATCAATGCCGAATGGGAACAGTTTGACTGCGTAGTCATCATCCGAGGCGGTGGCGCTACGAGCGATCTCTCTGGTTTCGACACCCTGGCGCTTGCCGAGAATGTGGCAAACTTCCCGCTGCCTATCATCACGGGAATAGGACATGAAAGGGACGAGAGTGTGCTGGATATGATTTCTTTCCAGCGTGTAAAGACACCGACAGCCGCTGCCGCCTTCCTCGTTAATCATCTTACTGAGGTTTATGCCCGTGTGGTGAATGCGCAAGAGGCTATCGTGCAGAATGTGAAGCACCGTCTGCAGGTGGAGAAGATGAGGCTCGACAGATTGAGCAACACGATTCCTGTTCAGTTTTCGCTGGTGAAGACGAAGCAGGGAGCTTATCTCGACCGCTTGATGAGCCGTTTAAGCACAAATGTCCAGTCGAAACTATCGGAGGCCCAGCGCCATTTCGAGATTCTTTCTCAGAATATTCAGCCGATATTGGAAAGGAAGATGCTCAACGAGAGTCATCGTCTGCAGCTTCTTTCCCAGCGCATTCAGGCACAAGACCCCGAATTGTTGCTGAAACGTGGCTACAGCATCACGCTGAAAGATGGCAAAAGTATCCGTTCTGCCTCGCAACTGAAGTCTGGCGACATCATCGAAACGAGGTTTGCCGAGGGCAGCGTGAAGGTAAAAGTTGAATAA
- a CDS encoding FdtA/QdtA family cupin domain-containing protein, producing MKELGRIITLPKIFDPRGNLTVAEGETHIPFAIARTYWTYDVPGGESRGGHAHKKCQEFIIAASGSFSVTLDNGEQKKTYHLNHPWEGLFVDVNIWRTLDDFSSGSLCLVLASHKFEEEDYIREYDEYLRFISSSQSPNLSKTENQ from the coding sequence ATGAAAGAATTAGGAAGAATTATCACATTACCCAAGATATTCGACCCAAGAGGCAACCTGACAGTGGCAGAGGGAGAGACGCATATTCCCTTTGCCATTGCCCGTACCTACTGGACCTATGATGTTCCGGGCGGAGAAAGTCGCGGTGGCCATGCTCACAAGAAATGCCAGGAATTCATCATAGCAGCCAGCGGTTCCTTTTCGGTAACACTGGATAATGGAGAACAGAAGAAGACCTATCATCTTAACCACCCTTGGGAGGGACTGTTCGTAGATGTCAATATCTGGCGAACACTGGATGATTTCTCTTCCGGCTCATTGTGTCTGGTTCTGGCTTCCCACAAGTTTGAGGAAGAAGACTACATACGCGAATATGACGAATATCTCAGATTCATCAGTTCATCCCAAAGTCCTAATCTCTCAAAGACCGAGAATCAATAA
- a CDS encoding lactate utilization protein B, giving the protein MSTEHSKRAAKFTQNVEKTTWHDATFWSVRQKRDRMAQGLPEWEDLREHASEIKMHTITHLADYLDMFSKNLESRGVKVHWAKDAQEFNEIVLGILKDHNVKKMVKSKSMLTEECEMNPYLEQHGIDVVETDLGERIIQLLGQKPSHIVMPAIHLKREEVGKMFEEKGISKEIGNYDPTYLTRCARHHLRDQFMEAGAGMTGCNFGVAATGDCVVCTNEGNADMTTSMPKLHIVAMGIEKLVPDYKSLAVFQRLLCRCGTGQPTTAFTSHFRQARPGAEMHVVLVDNGRSDILADKDHWQTLKCMRCGACMNTCPVYRRSGGYSYTYFIPGPIGVNLGMLKNPQKYSDNVSACTLCLSCDNVCPSKVGPGSQIYVWRQSLEKLGKADPVKKAMSNGMKHLFDRPALYTTALKFAPLVNLVPECCTHFSNWNAWGIGHAMPEFAKKSFHQLWKEGKVK; this is encoded by the coding sequence ATGAGTACAGAACATTCCAAGAGAGCTGCGAAGTTTACGCAGAATGTAGAGAAGACCACCTGGCACGATGCTACCTTCTGGTCTGTTCGTCAGAAAAGAGATAGAATGGCGCAGGGACTTCCTGAGTGGGAAGATCTCCGCGAGCATGCGTCTGAAATCAAGATGCACACGATTACCCATCTTGCCGATTATCTCGATATGTTTTCCAAGAATCTGGAGAGCCGCGGGGTAAAGGTTCACTGGGCAAAGGATGCGCAGGAATTCAATGAGATTGTGCTCGGTATTCTGAAAGACCATAACGTGAAGAAGATGGTGAAGTCGAAGTCGATGCTCACCGAGGAGTGCGAGATGAATCCTTATCTGGAGCAGCACGGCATTGACGTGGTAGAGACAGACCTGGGTGAGCGCATCATCCAGCTTCTGGGTCAGAAGCCTAGCCATATCGTGATGCCTGCCATCCACCTGAAGCGTGAGGAGGTAGGTAAGATGTTCGAGGAGAAGGGTATCTCCAAGGAAATCGGCAACTACGATCCTACTTACCTGACCCGCTGTGCCCGTCATCATCTCCGCGACCAGTTTATGGAAGCTGGAGCAGGTATGACCGGATGTAACTTCGGTGTGGCTGCTACCGGCGATTGCGTGGTTTGCACCAACGAGGGTAATGCGGATATGACTACTTCCATGCCTAAGCTCCATATCGTAGCGATGGGTATTGAGAAACTGGTTCCTGATTATAAGTCATTGGCTGTATTCCAGCGTCTGCTTTGCCGCTGCGGAACCGGTCAGCCTACCACCGCCTTCACTTCTCATTTCCGCCAGGCTCGTCCGGGTGCCGAGATGCATGTGGTGCTGGTGGATAATGGCAGAAGCGATATTCTCGCCGATAAGGACCACTGGCAGACTTTGAAATGTATGCGTTGCGGAGCCTGCATGAATACCTGTCCGGTTTATCGTCGTTCAGGCGGTTACAGTTACACCTATTTTATACCGGGTCCTATTGGTGTGAACCTGGGTATGCTGAAGAATCCTCAGAAGTACAGCGACAATGTTTCTGCCTGCACCTTGTGCTTGTCTTGCGACAATGTCTGTCCTTCCAAGGTAGGACCAGGTTCGCAGATTTACGTATGGCGCCAGAGTCTGGAGAAGTTGGGCAAGGCAGATCCTGTGAAGAAGGCGATGTCGAATGGTATGAAGCATCTCTTCGACCGTCCTGCGCTCTACACCACAGCCCTGAAGTTTGCTCCGCTTGTCAATCTGGTTCCTGAATGCTGTACGCACTTCAGCAATTGGAATGCCTGGGGCATCGGTCACGCCATGCCTGAGTTTGCCAAGAAGAGTTTTCATCAATTATGGAAGGAGGGAAAAGTAAAATGA
- a CDS encoding S8 family serine peptidase, producing MMKKYLMLYAFLMTALSLFAREDRVSNFEQLMRLPRIAETDMVSYPGGKCMMYRLYLRDKDLSHTPFSVSRPADFLSPRSIERRKRQNLPIDVTDLPVAPAYEQAVSEAGIEIVGKSKWNNTLLVRIHKEKELRKLDELDFITRKMKVFSAPDSVSQRVRSSVRRGLNDWTGGVGEYGAADAQIQSLNGKRLHRTGHLGKEMMIAVFDGGFMNVDKIPALHNIRLAGIRDFVVPQSKNIFAEMEHGTMVLSTMAANEPERFVGVAPEAQYLLVRCEDERTESLAEEDYWAFAAEYADSCGVDVINSSLGYHGFDDASTNHHYYEQDGNSTLISRTASMCADKGIICVNSAGNDGMGSWKKINFPADARNILTVGSVNEMGENAAFSAVGPTADGRIKPDVMAYGSPTCVITGRGNIINDNGTSFSSPLIAGMVACLWQALPQKTAKQIMKLVRLAGNNQHHPDNVFGYGVPDFWKAYQTGKAIK from the coding sequence ATGATGAAAAAATATTTGATGCTTTATGCATTTTTAATGACCGCTCTTTCTTTGTTTGCTCGCGAAGACAGGGTTAGCAATTTTGAGCAACTGATGCGGTTGCCCCGCATCGCCGAAACCGATATGGTGTCGTATCCGGGAGGCAAGTGTATGATGTATCGTCTTTATCTCAGAGACAAAGACCTTAGTCACACTCCCTTTTCGGTAAGTCGCCCTGCAGATTTTCTCTCTCCCCGTTCCATAGAGCGCAGAAAGAGACAGAATCTGCCCATCGATGTTACCGATTTGCCTGTGGCTCCTGCTTATGAGCAGGCTGTAAGCGAGGCAGGCATCGAGATTGTGGGCAAAAGCAAGTGGAACAATACCCTGCTGGTCCGCATTCATAAGGAGAAGGAACTACGGAAACTGGATGAACTCGATTTCATCACCCGGAAGATGAAGGTCTTCTCTGCTCCCGATTCTGTCAGTCAGCGCGTCAGAAGTAGCGTTCGCAGGGGATTGAACGATTGGACTGGTGGAGTAGGCGAATATGGTGCTGCCGATGCGCAGATCCAGTCGCTCAACGGCAAGCGGCTGCATAGAACCGGACATTTGGGCAAAGAAATGATGATTGCTGTCTTCGACGGCGGATTCATGAATGTGGATAAGATTCCGGCGCTGCATAATATCAGATTGGCGGGCATTAGGGACTTTGTGGTTCCTCAATCCAAGAATATTTTCGCCGAGATGGAGCATGGAACGATGGTGCTTTCTACGATGGCTGCCAACGAACCCGAAAGATTCGTGGGGGTGGCACCTGAGGCTCAATATCTGCTGGTGCGCTGTGAAGATGAGCGCACAGAGAGTCTGGCAGAAGAGGATTACTGGGCTTTTGCGGCTGAATATGCTGATAGTTGCGGCGTGGATGTCATCAACTCTTCGTTAGGCTATCATGGCTTCGATGATGCGTCTACCAACCATCATTATTATGAGCAGGACGGTAATTCTACCCTCATCTCCCGCACCGCTTCGATGTGTGCTGACAAGGGAATCATCTGTGTCAATTCTGCAGGAAACGACGGAATGGGAAGCTGGAAGAAAATCAATTTCCCTGCCGATGCACGCAATATCCTTACCGTGGGCAGCGTAAACGAAATGGGCGAGAATGCGGCTTTCAGTGCCGTGGGACCTACTGCTGACGGCAGAATCAAGCCTGATGTGATGGCTTACGGAAGTCCTACCTGTGTGATTACGGGCCGTGGAAATATCATCAATGATAACGGAACGTCTTTCTCTTCTCCGCTCATCGCCGGAATGGTAGCGTGTCTCTGGCAGGCTTTGCCTCAGAAGACGGCTAAGCAGATTATGAAACTCGTGAGATTGGCTGGTAATAATCAGCATCATCCCGATAATGTATTCGGATATGGTGTGCCTGATTTCTGGAAGGCTTATCAGACGGGAAAAGCGATCAAGTAG
- a CDS encoding GNAT family N-acetyltransferase yields MFEIRKYNDADKEVWNAYVEHARNATFLLNRSYMDYHSDRFHDHSLMIFHNNKLYALLPANEDGDVFYSHQGLTYAGLLTTGHASAENICQVFVAINTYLKQAGFRKCIYKPIPWIYQQLPAEEDLYALFKECRAQICARNIAAVIDLKHPLKWYNIRKSGARKALGKGIFIEESEDYETFWSILTENLMNTYQAHPVHTLQEMSRLKTSFPDNIKLYVAREESGKMLGGTVLYISRKVVHTQYISASEEGKKAHALDALFLNLINIRYKDFDYFDFGTSNEEGGKVLNTSLIYQKEGFGGRGVVYDTYEWTV; encoded by the coding sequence ATGTTTGAGATCAGAAAATACAACGATGCAGACAAGGAAGTCTGGAATGCCTATGTAGAACATGCACGCAACGCCACCTTCCTTCTCAACCGCTCCTACATGGATTATCACAGCGACCGTTTCCATGACCATTCGCTCATGATTTTCCACAACAACAAGCTCTATGCCTTACTCCCTGCCAATGAGGACGGAGATGTTTTCTATTCTCATCAGGGACTCACCTATGCCGGACTGCTCACTACCGGACACGCCTCAGCAGAAAATATCTGTCAGGTTTTCGTTGCCATCAACACATACCTGAAGCAGGCAGGTTTCCGCAAGTGCATCTACAAACCGATACCCTGGATTTACCAGCAACTGCCAGCCGAAGAAGACCTCTATGCTCTCTTCAAGGAATGCCGGGCGCAAATCTGCGCCAGAAACATTGCGGCTGTCATCGACCTGAAGCATCCGCTGAAATGGTATAATATCAGAAAATCGGGCGCAAGGAAAGCCCTGGGAAAAGGAATCTTCATTGAAGAAAGTGAGGATTACGAAACGTTTTGGAGCATTTTAACCGAAAACCTGATGAACACCTATCAGGCTCATCCTGTTCATACCTTGCAAGAGATGAGCAGACTGAAAACATCTTTCCCTGACAATATCAAACTGTATGTTGCCCGAGAAGAATCTGGCAAGATGCTAGGCGGAACCGTTCTGTACATCAGCAGAAAAGTGGTTCACACGCAGTATATTTCCGCATCAGAAGAGGGAAAAAAGGCGCATGCACTCGATGCTTTGTTTCTGAATCTCATTAATATAAGGTATAAGGATTTTGATTATTTCGATTTCGGAACATCTAATGAAGAAGGAGGAAAGGTGCTCAACACCAGCCTCATCTACCAGAAAGAAGGTTTCGGAGGAAGAGGCGTGGTTTACGACACCTATGAATGGACAGTATAA
- the purT gene encoding formate-dependent phosphoribosylglycinamide formyltransferase has product MKKIMLLGSGELGKEFTIAAKRAGQYVIACDKYDNAPAMQVADEREVFSMLDGDALTAVVEKHHPDIIVPEIEAIRTERLFDFEKEGIQVVPSARAVNYTMNRRAIRDLAAKELGLRTAKYFYAKTFEEFKNAADEIGFPCVVKPLMSSSGHGQSYVHNDDELKEAYKEAMEEGRGDVKEVIIEEFIDFDSEFTLLTVTQKDGPTLFCPPIGHVQKGGDYRESWQPFQIPEEALKKAEHIAGEVTKALTGAGLWGVEFFLSKQGEVIFSELSPRPHDTGMVTLGHTTNLSEFELHFRAVMGLPIAGIHLEHIGCSAVILSPEESTEPLNYNMLDALKEDHTRIRIFGKPEAHVGRRMGVVLCYGEKGDDLNQLRDKAKRLAKTVLGTDPYMKK; this is encoded by the coding sequence ATGAAGAAGATTATGCTTTTGGGCTCAGGCGAACTGGGCAAAGAATTTACCATCGCCGCAAAGCGAGCAGGACAGTACGTCATCGCTTGCGACAAGTATGACAATGCACCAGCCATGCAGGTAGCCGACGAGCGAGAAGTGTTCTCGATGCTCGATGGCGACGCATTGACCGCAGTGGTAGAGAAACATCACCCAGACATCATCGTGCCTGAGATTGAAGCTATCCGCACCGAGCGACTCTTCGACTTCGAGAAGGAGGGCATCCAGGTTGTGCCTTCTGCCCGTGCCGTGAACTACACCATGAACCGCCGTGCCATCCGCGACCTTGCCGCCAAGGAACTGGGTCTGCGCACCGCCAAGTATTTCTATGCCAAGACCTTCGAGGAGTTTAAGAACGCTGCCGATGAAATCGGTTTCCCATGCGTAGTGAAACCTCTGATGAGTTCAAGCGGCCATGGTCAGAGCTATGTTCACAACGATGATGAACTGAAGGAAGCTTACAAGGAGGCAATGGAAGAAGGTCGTGGCGACGTGAAGGAAGTAATCATCGAGGAATTTATCGACTTCGATTCTGAGTTCACCCTGCTCACCGTCACCCAGAAAGACGGTCCTACCCTCTTCTGTCCACCTATAGGCCACGTACAGAAGGGCGGCGACTACCGCGAGAGTTGGCAGCCATTCCAGATTCCTGAAGAGGCTTTGAAGAAGGCTGAGCACATTGCCGGCGAAGTAACCAAGGCATTGACAGGTGCCGGTCTCTGGGGCGTAGAGTTCTTCCTGAGCAAGCAGGGCGAGGTTATCTTCTCAGAGTTGAGTCCTCGTCCACACGATACAGGTATGGTAACCCTCGGTCACACCACCAACCTGAGCGAGTTTGAGCTCCACTTCCGTGCCGTGATGGGCTTGCCTATCGCCGGAATCCATCTGGAGCACATCGGCTGTTCTGCCGTCATCCTCTCGCCAGAGGAAAGCACCGAGCCATTAAACTACAATATGCTCGATGCCCTGAAGGAAGACCACACCCGCATCCGTATCTTCGGCAAGCCAGAGGCTCACGTAGGCCGTCGCATGGGCGTCGTACTCTGCTACGGCGAAAAGGGCGATGACCTCAACCAGCTCCGCGACAAGGCAAAGCGTCTGGCAAAGACTGTATTGGGAACCGACCCATACATGAAGAAATAG
- a CDS encoding AAA family ATPase — protein sequence MNKIIINVGRQIGSGGHIIAEKLAEDFGCKCYDRELLNLAAKESGFSEKFFEQNDEQKGFFKSLFHTHLPFLSDNNFYHNDFSQEGLYKFQSDAIRKAADEGNCVFVGRTADYVLRDYKNVINIFITANIDDRIKAVCKRKDIDRASARKFIESHEEQRASYYDYYTGKKWGHSESYDLCINSSHLGIEETEKFIAEFIRKKFGLSD from the coding sequence ATGAATAAGATTATCATAAACGTAGGTCGCCAGATAGGTAGCGGCGGGCATATCATCGCCGAGAAGCTGGCGGAGGATTTCGGTTGCAAATGTTACGACCGTGAGCTGCTGAATCTTGCCGCCAAGGAGAGTGGATTCTCTGAGAAATTCTTCGAGCAGAACGATGAGCAGAAGGGATTCTTCAAGTCTCTCTTCCATACCCATCTGCCCTTCCTGAGCGATAACAATTTCTATCACAACGACTTCTCGCAGGAAGGTCTGTACAAGTTCCAGAGCGACGCTATCAGAAAGGCTGCCGATGAGGGCAACTGCGTGTTCGTGGGCAGAACCGCTGACTATGTGCTGCGTGATTACAAGAATGTGATTAATATCTTCATCACCGCCAATATCGACGACCGCATTAAGGCAGTGTGCAAGCGAAAGGACATCGACAGAGCCTCCGCCCGCAAGTTCATCGAAAGCCACGAGGAGCAGCGCGCCTCTTACTACGATTACTATACAGGCAAGAAGTGGGGACACAGCGAGAGCTACGACCTCTGCATCAACAGCAGCCATCTGGGAATCGAAGAAACAGAGAAGTTTATCGCAGAATTTATCAGAAAGAAGTTCGGACTTAGTGATTAA
- a CDS encoding MATE family efflux transporter, whose translation MENKQATLELGTKPVGKLLVQYALPAMIAMTAASLYNIVDRVFIGQGVGAMAISGLAITFPFMNLTAAFGAGVGVGASTAISVKLGQKDYATAQNILGNTISLNLIIGIGLSIICLLFLDPILRFFGASDQTLIYAHEYMVIILLGNVVSHMYFGMNALLRAASKPKQAMFATIFTVMMNVILDALFILVFKWGIQGAAIATILSQLMALMWQIKLFSNKNELLHFKKGIYKLKRKLVDNILAIGISPFLMNVCACIIVIFINNQLVRFGGDLSVGAYGIANGIAMVFVMFVFGVNQGMQPIAGYNYGAQKLDRLIRVLNLSIIAATAIMVTGWLIAMFLPYYCARLFTTDKQLIDLGIKAIRVVMFCFPVIGFQMVITNFFQCIGKVKISIFLSLSRQLLILLPLLAFLPMIWDIDGVWYSMPISDFAAAVIAGVVMMWYMNKLKRQHQEQLKVNS comes from the coding sequence ATGGAAAATAAACAAGCGACATTAGAATTAGGTACGAAGCCGGTGGGCAAGCTGCTCGTTCAGTACGCCCTGCCAGCGATGATTGCGATGACCGCCGCCTCACTCTACAACATCGTTGACCGAGTATTCATCGGTCAGGGTGTGGGAGCCATGGCCATCTCAGGTCTCGCCATCACCTTCCCCTTCATGAACCTCACCGCCGCTTTCGGAGCCGGTGTGGGCGTAGGAGCGTCTACTGCCATCAGCGTGAAGTTGGGACAAAAAGACTATGCCACAGCGCAAAACATTCTGGGTAACACAATTTCTCTGAATCTCATCATCGGTATCGGATTGAGCATCATCTGTCTGCTCTTCCTCGACCCTATCCTGAGATTCTTCGGAGCCAGCGACCAGACGCTCATCTATGCCCATGAGTATATGGTCATCATCCTGCTGGGCAATGTGGTGAGCCACATGTATTTCGGTATGAATGCTCTGCTCCGAGCAGCGAGCAAGCCCAAGCAGGCGATGTTTGCCACCATCTTTACGGTGATGATGAACGTGATACTCGATGCGCTCTTCATCCTCGTCTTCAAATGGGGAATACAGGGAGCCGCCATCGCCACCATCCTTTCGCAGTTGATGGCGCTGATGTGGCAAATCAAGCTCTTCAGCAACAAGAATGAGCTGCTCCACTTCAAGAAAGGCATCTACAAACTGAAGAGGAAACTCGTGGATAATATCCTTGCCATCGGCATTTCGCCTTTCCTGATGAACGTGTGCGCCTGCATCATCGTCATCTTCATCAACAACCAGCTGGTGCGGTTCGGAGGCGACCTCTCCGTGGGAGCCTACGGAATAGCCAATGGTATTGCGATGGTGTTCGTGATGTTCGTGTTTGGCGTAAACCAGGGAATGCAGCCTATAGCCGGATACAACTATGGAGCCCAGAAACTGGACCGGCTGATTCGCGTACTGAACCTGAGCATCATTGCCGCCACCGCCATCATGGTAACGGGCTGGCTGATAGCGATGTTCCTGCCTTACTACTGCGCACGACTGTTTACAACCGATAAGCAACTGATAGACTTGGGCATTAAGGCGATCAGAGTAGTGATGTTCTGCTTCCCGGTCATCGGGTTCCAGATGGTTATCACCAACTTCTTCCAGTGCATCGGAAAGGTGAAGATCAGTATCTTCCTCTCCTTGTCGAGACAGTTGCTCATCCTTCTGCCGCTCCTGGCTTTCCTGCCGATGATATGGGACATTGATGGAGTATGGTACAGTATGCCTATCTCCGACTTCGCTGCCGCAGTCATCGCCGGAGTCGTAATGATGTGGTACATGAACAAGCTGAAAAGACAACACCAAGAACAGCTAAAAGTTAATAGTTAA
- a CDS encoding LUD domain-containing protein → MKKEDFLNKLRKNTHVQFDMPAVDVKGIQYEDTLKQFIEMTESVGGHVIEAKEGESLDELVKKAYPEAKVFASHLPEITIAQKNPDTVTEANDLNGTDVGIVRGEVGVAENGCVWIPQTMKEKAVLFISEYLVIFLEKEKIVNNMHEAYARIEMDPKYNFGTFISGPSKTADIEQALVMGAQAARGVTVILL, encoded by the coding sequence ATGAAGAAAGAAGATTTCCTGAACAAGTTGCGCAAGAATACGCATGTTCAATTCGATATGCCTGCCGTAGATGTGAAGGGTATCCAGTATGAGGATACGCTGAAACAGTTTATTGAGATGACGGAATCGGTAGGTGGCCATGTGATAGAAGCGAAGGAGGGTGAGAGTCTGGATGAGCTGGTGAAGAAGGCTTATCCGGAAGCCAAGGTCTTTGCCTCTCATCTGCCAGAAATCACGATTGCCCAGAAGAATCCTGATACGGTGACTGAGGCTAATGACCTGAATGGTACTGATGTGGGTATTGTTCGTGGTGAAGTGGGTGTTGCCGAGAATGGCTGCGTCTGGATTCCTCAGACCATGAAGGAGAAAGCGGTGCTTTTCATCTCGGAATACCTTGTGATATTCCTCGAAAAAGAGAAGATTGTGAACAATATGCATGAGGCTTATGCCCGTATTGAGATGGATCCGAAGTACAATTTCGGTACTTTCATCAGTGGTCCTTCCAAGACAGCCGATATCGAGCAGGCTCTGGTTATGGGTGCGCAAGCTGCTCGTGGTGTGACAGTTATACTCTTGTAA
- a CDS encoding (Fe-S)-binding protein, with protein MKVGLFVPCYVDALYPEAGVATYKLLKHYGLDVGYPEKQTCCGQPMANAGFQDKSEKVIETFDELFKDYDYIVAPSASCAAYVKVYYPKILEGKHECISSKKIMDVVEFLHDVLKVDHVPGKFPHVVSVHNSCHGVRELGLSSPSERHIKPFNKIIDLLNMVEGITIHEPERKDECCGFGGMFSIEEPAVSTRMGEDKIKRHMATGAEYVTGPDSSCLMHMAGIAKKEKMPIKFIHVVQILAAGL; from the coding sequence ATGAAAGTCGGATTATTCGTCCCTTGTTATGTGGATGCCCTTTACCCTGAAGCGGGTGTGGCTACATACAAGTTGCTTAAGCATTACGGACTAGACGTGGGTTATCCCGAAAAACAGACTTGCTGCGGCCAGCCAATGGCTAATGCCGGTTTTCAGGACAAGTCGGAGAAGGTCATAGAGACATTTGATGAGCTGTTCAAGGATTACGATTATATCGTAGCTCCTTCTGCCTCATGTGCTGCTTACGTAAAGGTGTATTATCCTAAAATCCTTGAGGGTAAGCACGAGTGTATTTCCTCAAAGAAAATCATGGATGTTGTGGAGTTCCTTCACGATGTGCTGAAGGTGGATCATGTGCCGGGCAAGTTCCCGCATGTGGTGAGTGTACACAACAGTTGCCACGGTGTGCGCGAACTGGGATTGTCATCTCCTTCTGAGCGCCACATCAAGCCTTTCAACAAAATCATTGACTTATTAAATATGGTGGAAGGTATTACCATCCACGAACCGGAGCGTAAGGATGAGTGCTGCGGATTCGGCGGTATGTTCTCTATTGAGGAACCTGCCGTTTCTACCCGTATGGGCGAGGACAAGATCAAGCGCCACATGGCTACAGGTGCTGAGTATGTAACGGGTCCGGATTCTTCCTGCCTGATGCACATGGCGGGAATCGCCAAGAAGGAGAAGATGCCGATCAAGTTTATTCATGTTGTTCAAATATTAGCTGCAGGACTATGA